One part of the Schistocerca piceifrons isolate TAMUIC-IGC-003096 chromosome 2, iqSchPice1.1, whole genome shotgun sequence genome encodes these proteins:
- the LOC124777319 gene encoding protein mono-ADP-ribosyltransferase TIPARP-like isoform X3 — protein MKELARRHIPKYWRVRRSAEVVEEELSDYEDLDIIDMMPYDLDITSVVKVKNPYLWSCYQLKKAEYRKRYGHVSEVTLYHATAEDNVQSIISENFDWRFSVRTKFGRGVSFSPDPKYANRHCNSNAGCARAMIVASVLVSNKCQGSYSTKIPTKGCDTTVGNKDKVYVKYSDNEFYPEYVIYYNDDSELY, from the coding sequence ATGAAAGAATTGGCAAGGAGACATATTCCTAAATACTGGAGAGTGCGGCGGTCTGCTGAAGTTGTAGAAGAGGAACTCAGTGATTATGAAGATTTAGACATAATAGATATGATGCCATATGATTTGGATATCACATCTGTTGTGAAAGTTAAGAATCCTTATTTGTGGAGCTGCTACCAGCTAAAAAAGGCAGAGTACAGGAAACGATATGGCCACGTGTCAGAAGTAACATTGTACCATGCAACAGCAGAAGACAATGTACAATCCATCATTAGTGAGAACTTTGATTGGAGGTTTTCTGTACGAACAAAATTTGGCAGAGGTGTTAGCTTCAGTCCAGATCCTAAGTACGCTAATAGACATTGTAATAGCAATGCTGGATGTGCGAGAGCTATGATAGTTGCAAGTGTACTGGTATCAAATAAATGCCAGGGTTCATACTCTACTAAGATACCCACCAAAGGTTGTGATACAACTGTTGGGAACAAGGACAAAGTTTATGTCAAGTATTCTGATAACGAGTTTTATCCAGAATATGTAATATATTATAATGATGATTCAGAGCTATACTGA
- the LOC124777319 gene encoding protein mono-ADP-ribosyltransferase TIPARP-like isoform X2, producing MIQFAELLTMKELARRHIPKYWRVRRSAEVVEEELSDYEDLDIIDMMPYDLDITSVVKVKNPYLWSCYQLKKAEYRKRYGHVSEVTLYHATAEDNVQSIISENFDWRFSVRTKFGRGVSFSPDPKYANRHCNSNAGCARAMIVASVLVSNKCQGSYSTKIPTKGCDTTVGNKDKVYVKYSDNEFYPEYVIYYNDDSELY from the exons ATGATTCAG TTTGCAGAATTGTTAACGATGAAAGAATTGGCAAGGAGACATATTCCTAAATACTGGAGAGTGCGGCGGTCTGCTGAAGTTGTAGAAGAGGAACTCAGTGATTATGAAGATTTAGACATAATAGATATGATGCCATATGATTTGGATATCACATCTGTTGTGAAAGTTAAGAATCCTTATTTGTGGAGCTGCTACCAGCTAAAAAAGGCAGAGTACAGGAAACGATATGGCCACGTGTCAGAAGTAACATTGTACCATGCAACAGCAGAAGACAATGTACAATCCATCATTAGTGAGAACTTTGATTGGAGGTTTTCTGTACGAACAAAATTTGGCAGAGGTGTTAGCTTCAGTCCAGATCCTAAGTACGCTAATAGACATTGTAATAGCAATGCTGGATGTGCGAGAGCTATGATAGTTGCAAGTGTACTGGTATCAAATAAATGCCAGGGTTCATACTCTACTAAGATACCCACCAAAGGTTGTGATACAACTGTTGGGAACAAGGACAAAGTTTATGTCAAGTATTCTGATAACGAGTTTTATCCAGAATATGTAATATATTATAATGATGATTCAGAGCTATACTGA
- the LOC124777319 gene encoding protein mono-ADP-ribosyltransferase TIPARP-like isoform X1 translates to MIDIQGTKSSGMTRMFAELLTMKELARRHIPKYWRVRRSAEVVEEELSDYEDLDIIDMMPYDLDITSVVKVKNPYLWSCYQLKKAEYRKRYGHVSEVTLYHATAEDNVQSIISENFDWRFSVRTKFGRGVSFSPDPKYANRHCNSNAGCARAMIVASVLVSNKCQGSYSTKIPTKGCDTTVGNKDKVYVKYSDNEFYPEYVIYYNDDSELY, encoded by the coding sequence TTTGCAGAATTGTTAACGATGAAAGAATTGGCAAGGAGACATATTCCTAAATACTGGAGAGTGCGGCGGTCTGCTGAAGTTGTAGAAGAGGAACTCAGTGATTATGAAGATTTAGACATAATAGATATGATGCCATATGATTTGGATATCACATCTGTTGTGAAAGTTAAGAATCCTTATTTGTGGAGCTGCTACCAGCTAAAAAAGGCAGAGTACAGGAAACGATATGGCCACGTGTCAGAAGTAACATTGTACCATGCAACAGCAGAAGACAATGTACAATCCATCATTAGTGAGAACTTTGATTGGAGGTTTTCTGTACGAACAAAATTTGGCAGAGGTGTTAGCTTCAGTCCAGATCCTAAGTACGCTAATAGACATTGTAATAGCAATGCTGGATGTGCGAGAGCTATGATAGTTGCAAGTGTACTGGTATCAAATAAATGCCAGGGTTCATACTCTACTAAGATACCCACCAAAGGTTGTGATACAACTGTTGGGAACAAGGACAAAGTTTATGTCAAGTATTCTGATAACGAGTTTTATCCAGAATATGTAATATATTATAATGATGATTCAGAGCTATACTGA